The Sinomicrobium kalidii region AGGAGACTGCCACCTTGCCTTTAACGGGACTTCTTTATATAAGTCAGGTAAGTAAAGTCATATTTATGCCTTTCATCTCCGGGATGGTATTCTGAAGCGGTTAATTCCCACTGCTCCGGATCAATTTCAGGGAAGAACGTATCGCCCTCAAAATTGGCATGTACACGGGTGAGTTCTATCTTATCGGTATGGGGCATACCCAGCCGGTATATTTCCCCGCCTCCTATAATAAAAGGCTGGTCGTCTCCCCGGGCAAGTTTTAAGGCTTCTTCTACCGAGTGTACGGTAATGCATCCCGCATTGCGGTAATCCTTTTGACGGGTTACGACAATATGAGTGCGGTTGGGTAAGGGCCTGGGAAAGGTTTCAAAGGTCTTTCTGCCCATGATGATGTGATGCCCGGTTGTGAGGTTTTTAAACCGTTTAAAATCGTCCGGTAAGTGCCATACGAGGTCGTTGTCTTTTCCCAGGGTATTGTTTTCTGCAGCGGCGGCTATGATGGTCACCATGTTTTTATTTTAATTAGCCAGTTTGATAATGTGCCAATTTGATAATTAACATTGGCTGATTGGCACATTGACGAATCGACACATTTATTCTGTTTTGTTCAGGTCGGAGTCCAGGAACTCCTGTTCCACATCCTTTTCCATTTTGGCGATCTTTGCCTTTTGTTTCTGAACCAGCTTTTCGCGTTGGACCTTTTCCCATTCTTTTCCCATGAATTTGTGGGTGACAAAGACATTAAAAAAGTGGACGACAAATAAAAACGCCCAGAAAGTGATGGCCCAGACAAACCAGTTATACTGTTCGCCATACTTCAGGACCTTGTTGGCGATAATGAGGAAAATACTCCCTATGAGGAAGATCACAAAGTGATTGTACAGTCTTTTCTTCTGCCGGATCCGTGCCTCGGCATTTTTCAGGAGTTCGTACTGTTCCTCGTTAACCTTTTCTGTTTTTTTGCTTTTAAACCACATAAGATTCGTGTAATATCAGTTCGGTATAAGTCAATAGTCTAAACGTCACTGTGCGCCCTTCGGTAAATTCAGGGCGGGCTTAAGCTGCTTGTGGCAGGGTTCGCAAAGACGCTTTTCGGTTGGGGTGCCGGGAAATCCTCAATACATCAAACTCACGTTATATAACAAATTTACACAATTTTTGGTTGAAAAATCCTAAAATCTCCATATGAAAGGGTTAACCGATTGTGGGACGTCCGCTATCATTATCACATTATCCGATGGTATTAGCTAATTGGTACATGGCCACATTCCGTTCTTATACGGCAACCGCCCCCTTGATATGCGGATGCGGATCGTAATCCGCAAGCGTAAAGTCTTCGTATTTAAAACTGAAAATATCCTTTACTTCAGGGTTAAGTATCATCTTTGGCAAGGGCCTGGGGTCGCGGCTCAACTGGAGGTTGACCTGTTCCATATGGTTGTTGTAAATATGAACGTCACCGAAGGTATGGACAAAATCCCCGGCTTCATATCCGCATACCTGTGCCATCATCATGGTAAAAAGCGCATAGGAAGCGATGTTAAAGGGGACCCCGAGAAATACATCGGCACTGCGCTGATACAGTTGGCAGGATAGCTTTCCGTTGGCAACATAAAACTGGAAAAAAGCATGGCAGGGTGGTAATGCGGCTTTTCCACGGGCCACATTTTCTTCAAAAGAAACGGAGGTATCGGGCATCACTTCCGGGTTCCAGGCGGTAACCAGCATACGGCGGCTGTCCGGGTTGTTTTTAAGCGTGTGGATAACTTCGGAGATCTGGTCGATATCCTTACTGTTCCAGTTGCGCCACTGGTGGCCGTATACCGGGCCCAGGTCGCCGTTCTTGGCGGCCCATTCGTTCCATATCCGGACCCCGTTTTCCTGCAGGTATTTTACGTTGGTCTCTCCTTTCAGGAACCAGAGCAGTTCGTATATGATGGATTTAAGATGTATCTTTTTGGTGGTGACCAGGGGGAATCCTTCACTGAGATCAAACCGCATCTGGTATCCGAAAACACTGCGGGTCCCGGTGCCCGTACGGTCCTGTTTATCGTTTCCGTGTTCTAAAATATGTCTTAACAGTTGGTGGTATTGTTTCATGCTGAACGGATTATTTATGTGGTAAAAATAGAAAATCGGGTAATGTACGGTCAGGGTATACGGTACAAAATTATCCATAATTTATCAACTTTCTTTTATGAAAGATTGACAGAGATTGAAGAAGATTGAATTCCGGTAGTTCGGGAGACTGATGTTGCCTGAGCATTTCAATCTCCATCAATCTTCCGGCGCAGCCGGTATCAATCTCCAAACAATCTTTTCTGCCCCGTTTTACGGACAGCAATGAAAGGTAATACCTAAAACATTCTTAAAACCAGGGGAGTTACTTGGTGATAAGTTTTATTTGTAAACCGAAAAGATTACTTTTGTGCGTTTTAGATGATTAATGTAATACCATGGATATAGTTATAAAGCTGAGTCAGTTTTTGTTGAGCCTTTCGCTTCTGATTGTTTTGCACGAGTTCGGGCATTTTGTTCCCGCAAGGCTTTTCGGGACCCGGGTGGAAAAATTCTTTTTGTTTTTCGATGTGAAGTTTGCCCTGTTCAAAAAGAAAATAGGCGAAACGGTCTACGGGATAGGCTGGCTGCCGCTGGGAGGATATGTAAAGATATCCGGGATGATCGACGAGAGCATGGACAAGGAACAGATGGCACAACCGCCCCAGTCCTGGGAATTTCGTTCCAAACCGGCCTGGCAGCGGCTTATTATCATGATAGGCGGAGTAACGGTAAACTTTATCCTGGCCTTCCTGATCTATATCGGTATAGCTTATGCCTATGGCGATCTGTATATAAAGAATGACAATATAAAAGACGGGATCTGGGTAACGAACAGTGCCCTGGAGGACGTCGGCTTTCGTACCGGGGACAAACTGGTCTCGATAGACGGGAAGCCGGTGGATGATTTTTACGGTGCTATGGAGCCCCTCCTGCTCAGCAATGAAGTAACGGTGGAGCGTAACGGTAGCACGGAGAAAATAGCCATGCCCGTTGACTTTATCAACCAGCTGATGAAAAGCCGGGAAGAAGGCGGCGGTGCTTCCATTATGGAACTGCGTATTCCTTTTGTGATCATGGGAGCTTCGGAAGATTCTCCGAATGCCGGGGTGGTAAAGCCCAGGGATATGCTGGTGAGCCTGGACGGAGAAAAAATGACCTATGCCGACCAGGTGATAGCTAAAGTTGAAGACCTGAAGGGACAAACCGTACCTGCCGTGGTAAAACGAAATGATAAAGAGGTCAATGTAAACCTCACTGTTAACGAATCCGGAAAAATGGGAGTTTCCTACGCGCCCAGGCTGGGATATAGCGACCTGGAGCGTCTGGGGATATATCAGGTGAGCAGGGAGCAGTACAGCTTGCTGGAATCGATACCCGAAGGATTGCAACGGGGAAAAGACCGGCTGGTAAGCTATGGCAAACAGTTACAAATGATATTTAACCCCGAAACAGGGGCTTATAAAGGTGTAGGCGGGTTTAAGGCGATCTTCGACCTTTTTCCGCAAACGTGGAGCTGGCAGGCCTTCTGGGAAATAACAGCGCTGTTGTCCATTATGCTGGGTGTGCTCAACCTGTTGCCCATCCCTGCACTTGACGGGGGACACGTAATGTTCCTTCTGTATGAAATGGTGTCGGGAAGAAAGCCGAGCGACAAGTTTATGGAATATGCACAAATTGCCGGTTTTTTTCTGCTTATGGCCCTGGTCCTGTTTGCCAACGGTAACGATATTTACAGATGGTTGTTCAAGTAGCGGTTTCCCTGTAAAAAACCGTTTTTATTTGGTGTAAAAAATAAAAATATTATATATATTTGCACCCGCCTGGTGAAAAAACAGGTATAGCTGCTTTTTTTTGCAGTGATTTTCCTCCTTAGCTCATCCCGATAGTTATCGGGAGGTTAGAGCATCTGACTGTTAATCAGAGGGTCCTTGATTCGAGCCTCGCAGGGGGGGAGTTATGTTCTGAAGATATGTTTATTGAATGGTAAAGCTTTTTAGAGATGCATTATGTATATATAATCTTTTCGGAAAGTTTAAAAAGATTTTATATTGGAGAAACGATCGATTTAAGCAAGCGATTAGTAGAGCATAATGAAGGGATTTACGCACGGTCATTTACTAAAAAAGCTCAAGATTGGGAATTGTTTTTAACAGTTACTTGTGAAAATAAAACTCAAGCGATACAAATAGAAAAACATATCAAAAGGATGAAGAGTGTGATTTACGTGAAAAACCTAAAACTTTATCCGGAGATAGCAGAAAAGTTAAAAGAAAAATATAAATAAATTATTCCTCCTTAGCTCAGTTGGTTAGAGCATCTGACTGTTAATCAGAGGGTCCTTGGTTCGAGCCCAAGAGGAGGAGCAAATCGAGTACTTTTGGGTGAGAAGTTTACCCTGAGCGTAGCCGAAGGGAGCCCAAGAGGAGGAGCAAAAAACGTTCATAACGGGTAATACTGATAATATTTTCCTCCTCAGCTCATCCCGATAGTCCCGATAATTATCGGGATCGGGAGGTTAGAGCATTTGACTGTTAATCAGAGGGTCCTTGGTTCAGTCCTGTAGAGGGAGCAAAAAATACGTTCTAAATAAAAATATTGATAATATTTTCCTCCTTAGCTCAGTTGGTTAGAGCATCTGACTGTTAATCAGAGGGTCCTTGGTTCGAGCCCAAGAGGAGGAGCAAAGAAAAATAAAGCAACTTACGGTTGCTTTTTTGTTTTAAACCTACTGTTTGTCTGAGTAGTATCAAAACTACACTTGTGCAGGCCCCGTAGTTCAATGGATAGAATAGAAGTTTCCTAAACTTTAGATCCAAGTTCGATTCTTGGCGGGGCTACTTGACAGGAAAAGTGATAAAAATGGTCGCTTTTCCTGTTTTTATTTTGTGGTAATTCATTGTTTATCTGAAAGATACGATGGGCGACCACGTTCATGCGAGCGGTTCGATAATTTTTTCCGTCAAATTCCATTTTTTCGGGAAATATCGAACCAATGACATCCCGACGGGTTTGGATTCCCCCTTCACTGTACAGCTTTCCAATATTTGTAATTCCTTTTAATGCGCTCTCCAACAATTTATTGATGTTTATATCCCGGGTTTCCACACCACTTTTGTCCAATTGTTCTTCCAGTTTTTCAATCTGCGTTTTGCACTCTTTTTTGATTTTAAGGTAATCTTCATCATCCAGGGTTTCCGCAAGCAGCTTGTTCCTCGCAACGGAAAGTTTTGCGTTCAGCATATCTAACGTGAATAATGGATAAGTAAAAATATAAATCACTGATAAACAGATGATACATTAGTGATCATTTGGGTATTTCCCAAAGTCATAACTGAAAGGCGTCTTTGCGAACCCTGCCATAAGCAGGGTGTGGCAATCTCCCGGAGATAAGTAGCATACGCTCAAAGGCAGGCGAAAACCCGCCGGGAGACTGCCGACGCTTTGCTGGCAGTGACGAACTTTATGTTTTTAAAATACAGAAAATGAGATTATTAATAAATCTCTTAAACATTATTCACGTTAGTTACGTTGATAGAATGATACATAACAATACTGTCTATTCTATGCAAAATAGTATTAGTTCGAGTAAGATATGGGTTTTTTGGGACAGGGCTTTCCCATTGAGATCAGCAAAAGGTAAACGGAGAGATGACCTTAGTCATGAGGGCGTTTGGATTGAAATATGGATAACGCCATAGTTAGTGAGCTATAATACAAATGATATAGCCCATGGCATGGAATTGACAACATAAAAACTGGCCGGATTTCACCGGCTGAGCAGGGAATTTCTGAAATGATGATTGATCTGTATAAAATGATCATACCCCTTTATCCCATGAGCAATTATGCCCATGGCATACCATGTTAGCCAAAGGGTGTCGTGATCTGCTGGACATAAGAAGCTATAGGACCCATGACGATCCCATGCAAATTGTATCCGGCCCTGTGAATCGTCCGGGACTCCATTATGAGGTTCCGCCTTCACATCAGGTGAAAAAAGAGATGGACCTTTTCATTTCATGGTTCAATAGTACCGAAAGCCTCGATCTGCTTACCCGGGCGGGGATTGCCCATCTCTATTTTGAGAGTATTCACCCATTTGAGGACGGGAACGGGAGAATAGGCCGTGCTGTTTCGGAAAAAGCATTGTCCCAAAGTTTGCAAAGACCTACGCTTATTGCCATTTCCCATACCATTGAACACGACAAAAAGGAGTATTATGAAGCGCTTCATCAAAACAGTACCGGGCTGGATATTACGGAATGGTTGATATATTTCTGTAAAATGGTTCTTCAGGCCCTGGCCCCGGAAGTAGTTTTCAAGGCATTGTAAACAGATTATTCGTTCCCTGATAAAGCTCTGATCCGTTTCAATATGAGGTTGAGAAGTTTAATTTTGACTTTGTATTGAATTTTATATATTAGTTGTCCGGTATGCAAAACTATAATGCCGGGTCCTTTTTATAGGAATTTGCCTGAGCGGCTATATAGACTTTGTGCTCGACCCCAATTGCAGAACAATGTTTTTGGGTTTTTTATAACTTTCAAAAAGGATCAAAAATGTGTACGCTGCATGTTTTAAATATAAAGACCGGGAAAAGTTAAGGAGTATAAAATTTAAACCTAAGACCTGTTAAAAATGAAAATGAAACCCAAAAACCGGATAAGGCAGTTTGCTTTGCCGTTACTTGCCGTTCTGGCTTTTTCCTGTAAAACGGATACCGGGAAAAATTCTCGGGAAAAAGTGACCCTGGAAAAAAAACAAAAGGATGCTGAGTGGATCTATCTTTTTGACGGAAGCAGTATCGAAGGCTGGCGCGGGTACAATATGGATACGCTGCCACCGGGATGGACCATAAAGGACAGTGTCCTGACCTTTGACACCGAACTCGGCCTGGAACAGAATTATAAGGGCGGGAAAGACATCCTTTATGGCGCCGAAGAGTTCGGCAATTTTGAATTGTACCTGGAATGGAAGATCCCCGAAGGGGGAAACAGCGGTATTTTTTATCACGTCAGGGAAGGATATGACGGACCGCCGGTCGTGGCCCCCGAATACCAGCTTATCGATGATGAAAACTACGCCAGTATCCATGATCTTACGGCATATAATACCAGTCTGGGGTACACCGAAAACCCGGAAGAGCTGAAGCCCCTGCAGCAGACCGGGGCCGATTACGCCATGCATCCCCCGGCTGCCGACAAGATCCTGCATCCCGTGGGGGAGTGGAACAGTTCCCGGATTGTTTTCACCCCCGAACGGGTTGAACATTGGCTGAACGGGAAAATGGTACTATCCTTTGTCCCCTGGGATGAGGCATGGTACGAAAAGAAAAATTCGGACAAGTGGAAGAACAGTCCCGATTACGGAAAATTCAAAACCGGGTATATTGCCCTGCAGGACCATGCCAGTCCGATCTGGTTCCGGAACATTAAGATCAGGAAATTATAATTTGCTGCAAGCCATGAACAAACGCGAATTCTTAAAAAAAAGTAGTGTAGGTGCCCTTGGAATTATGGTGGTGCCCTCTTTGTTAAAAGCCGCTACGACCGGCGACCGTTTGCGAACCGCGCATATCGGTGTGGGGAATATGGGGAGGGAAGACCTGAAGGCCGTCTCATCCCATGCAGCCGTTGATGTAGTGGCGCTTTGTGATGTGGATGCCGTATATTTGTCCGAAGCGCATAAACTCTATCCGAAGGCCCGTGTGTTTTTTGATTACCGCGTTATGCTGGAGGAAATGGGAGATGAAATAGATGCGGTGATCGTATCCACACCGGATCATACCCATGCCCCGGCCTCCATGCTGGCCATGCAGATGAACAAACCCGTTTACTGCCAGAAACCACTCACGCATTACGTATCAGAATCGAGGGCCATGAAAAAACTGGCTGCCGAAAAAGGATTAATAACCCAGATGGGGATACAGGTACATTCTTTTTACGATTACAAACTGGCCACACTTTTGATTCAGTCAGGCATTATCGGAAAAGTACATACCGTACACGCCTGGTCTCCGAAAAACTGGGGGTATGACGGCGCTGCACCGGAGGGTGAGGACCCGGTACCGTCACAACTGGATTGGAATCTGTGGTTGGGAACCTCACCCATGAGGCCGTACAAGGAGGGGGTGTATCATCCCGGGAACTGGAGAAAACTTATGGATTACGGTTGCGGTACCCTGGGCGACATGGGCGTACACATCTTCGATACCCCCTACAATGCCCTGCAATTGGATGTGCCGAAAACCATAATGACCGAATGCAGGCCCTCCAACGGCTTCGGTTATCCGGAACACAACACCGTAACCTATGAGTTTCCGGGTACCAAATACACCGCGAAGTCCTTAAAATGGATATGGTATGATGGCGAAGGTGCCCCGGCAGCACACGAAGATCTCGTGCTACCGGGAATGGATGTGAAAAAGAACGAAAAGAAACAGGGAAAGGAAGCCGGGATCAAGGAAAAAATGTCGCTTGAGGCCAAAGTAGCCGGCGAGAATGAACTGCCCGAACAGGGAGCCATGTTCATAGGCGAGAAGGGACGCCTGTTGTTGCCTCATTTTATGCAATTGCCGAGAAAAATTGTTAAGGGAAAATACATTGATATTTCCGGCGAAATAGCTGAGCTGACCGCGAAGCACGACCTGGGTAAACCCGTTCGCAATTACGGGACCGAAGGACCTAAGCACTACCACCAGTTTGTCGACGCCTGTCTGGGGAAAACCGAATGTTCGGCACCTTTTGATTATGCTGCGCGATTGACAGAGACGATTCTTTTGGGAACCATTGCAGGGCGCTTCCCCGGGGAGACCTTGCACTGGGATGCCGAAACCGCCAGGTTCAAAGAAGAAAAAGCCAATAAATATCTGGCCGGTGAGTACAGGCAGTTTTGAAAGTATGCTACGGCCGGAACGGATGAACTGATCTCCGATTCCGGAACTAATGCATCCGGAATTAGGTGGTGAACGATGAAAAACAATGCTGCATAGTCGCAATTAAATCAGGTCGTGAGGCCGCATATCTTCTTTTTGGAAAGGTAAATAAAGAATGTATTCCCCGGGGAAATACCGTTCGGTCGGATGTACGTATTTGTCTTCTGCCGGAAGGGTTTATCCGGGGTAAACAAGTACTCTGGTATTTGTCGGGATATCTTTAGTACATGACAAAATTCGATCTGGGTGGATTTTCCTCTCCCGAAAGCTTTCGGGATTTTCACCCCATCCCTAAAGGGTGATCCCGATAAATATCGGGAGAGGAAAATCAGGTTCCCTTTAGGCGATGCATTGAGCCAGGTCGAAATGGTTAGGATCAAACTGATTTACCGATAAATCTGCATAAAACAAATTTTGTCATGTACTAAACGGGATATCTTAAAAAAAGGATTATACCCACCCCTGGCCGGGCTAAATACGGTATCGTAACCGGCTTCGGATAACAATGGATATCCTTTGTCTGCACACAGCTTTTCCTGATAAAGTTTCCCTGCCTGTTATGTCTACTGTAATCGGTGTTCGTAACCCTTCCCGGTACGGTGGCTATAGTAGGAAATATCTCACTGTATGAAAAGATTCTTAGATATTCCCTTGCGGATCAATACAACCAATTTGAGGACCGCTTTTTTTCCATTTCAGTTCCGGATTGATATTAAGGGTGCCCGTTGATCTCTCCGGCAGACTCGCGGCAGGTCTGTGCTTGCTATTGGAGATGACTGCCCGCCTCCATGAAATTCTCCCCCTAAATAAAGCCGGTTAAAAGGACGTTTTAATGTTAATTTTTTTGAAATCAACCTGTCTTTTTCCATTTTTTCCTCAAACGTTATAGTACATTATATGATACGGGCTTAAACCCTGAAATTCCGGTGTTTACGTGCGATGTCATTATGCTAATTTAAAACGGTAAAAATTAATAATCCTCTATTTTTTTAAGTTAAAAATTTTGTAATTAACAGTTATTGTTTAGTTTCGTGTAATCGATTGCACTAAATGTGTAACGACCGTAATAAAATGGATGGAAGGGGCACCAAACTTTCCGGATAGGTCATTACCGGCGGTGGGAAAAAATGCGGTGATGAATAGGGTGAGACCTGGGAACAAGGTTTACGGACTTCCCGAAAGGCATGCAGGAAGCCCTTATAGTATTGAAACCAACTAAAATTAACTTTAGTACATGACAAAAATTGTTTTCACCAGATTTCTCGGAAAATCAGTTCCCCCCCAACCCTAAAGGGAGCCTGATTTTCCTCGATTTGCTCCCTTTAGGGCTGGGGATAACAAGTCGAGGAATTACCGAAATTCAATTTTTGTCATGTACTAAAAAAATTAACCACATAAACTTTAAGAACATTATGAAAAACTTTTTACTGGTGTCAAACACTGTAAAGCGGATACCCTTATTTGTTTTACTACTGTGTTTTCTTGTAAACGGCAGGGCTTTTGCCCAGCAGTCCGTTACGGTTACCGGAACGGTCAGTGACGGGGAACTGGATACTCCTTTGCCGGGGGCTACCGTAATGGAAAAAGGGACTTCAAATGGTACGTCGACAGATTTTGACGGGAACTATACATTAACAGTTTCAGGCAGCGATGCGGTTCTTGTTATAAGTTATATCGGGTATATCAGCCAGGAGGTCGGTATAAACGGAAGGACGGAAATAAATAGTACTTTAGAGCCCAACCTTGAGGAATTGGATGAGGTAGTGGTTGTAGATTACGGGTATGGAAAGGTAAAACGGCAGGACATGACCGGTTCGGTAGCTTCCATGTCGGCCAAGGAGATCTCAAAAATACCCACGTCCAGTGCCGCCGATGCCCTTACGGGAAGACTTCCCGGGGTTAGCGTAACTACAACCGATGGCGAACCGGGAGCGGATATAAAGATACGTATCAGGGGTGGCGGGTCCATAACCCAGGACAATTCGCCCTTATTTGTGGTAGACGGTTTTATAGTAGGGGATATCAACGACATTGCGCCCAACGATATCGAAAGCATAAACATATTAAAGGATGCCTCTGCCACCGCAGTATACGGGTCAAGGGCGGCCAATGGTGTTGTGGTGATCACCACCAAGAGCCCTATTGCCGGTAAGGTCTCTGTAGATTACAATAATTATTTTCAGTACAATTACCTGCCGAAAGACAGGAAATATGAGGTCTTATCACCTTACGAATATGTCCTGGCCAATTACGAATATGCCAAACTCCAGGGAACGGCGGCAACCGAAAATTTTGAGAAATTTTATGGCAAGTATGACGATCTGGAACTGTACCAGTCTAAAGAAGGTACGGACTGGCAGGAGGAATTGTTTGGCAGCCCGAGATTTTCCCAGTATCACAACCTGGCGGTAAGCGGGGGGACGGATATGACCAAAATGAGATTGAGCGTGTCCTATAATGACGATGAGGGTATTCTGACAGGTTCGGCTTACGAAAGGACATCTGTAAACTTTAAACTCAGCCAGAAAATCGCAGACCCCTTATCCCTTGATGTGTCGGCCAGGGTCACCAATGCTGTTACAGATGGCGCCGGTACATCGACCAACGCACAGCTGAAGATCAAGGATGCCGTACAGGCCAGACCGGTGAACGGAATTGCTGACGAACTCGATATCGATCTCAATCAGCTCGATGCGGACAACGACTATGAATCGTTCCTCAGAAGCATGATACAGCCTACCGAACTGTTAAAACAGGATTGGCGCAAACGGACCGATAAAAGATATAATCTGAATGCCGGTCTGACATGGTCTGTTATTGACGGACTGGATCTGAAAACCGTCTTCACCACCCAAAGAAGGTTTTGGGAGAACCTGCGCTTTTACGGGCCATTGACCGGTGAGTCGTTCAACAACGGAGGGAGTATGCCTCTGGGAACAAAAGACAACCGGGAATATACTTCATACCGGTGGGTGACTACGTTGAACTATAAAAAACAATGGGGAGAAGACCATAAACTCGATGCCCTTGTGGGGTATGAAGTGTCTTCCAACGGATCGAAACAGGCCTTTTTACGGGGGGAGGACTACAGGTTGTCCATTACTCCGGAAGAACTGTTTGCCAATATGCAATTGGGACGTATAGATGATGCCTATACCAGGGAAGCTACGGATATCAACCGGAGGTCGATCTTCGGCCGGCTGGATTTTCAGTTAAAAAACAAATATATCTGGACCGCAACACTGAGGGCCGATAAGTCCAGTGTTTTTACCGAAGACCTTAACCTGGGGATCTTTCCGGCACTGGCATTCGCCTGGAAAATTGACCAGGAGAACTTCCTGAGAAATTCCGGTTGGGTCGACGAATTGAAACTTAGGATCACCTATGGTGAAACCGGTAATGACAGGATAGATGCAGACGCTACCCGGTTTTTATTCAATGCGAATACGTTCCGGGGCCCGGGGTTCGGTAACGAAGAGAACGTATACTATACGCCAAAAGGCAACTCGTTGTACAATCCGGAACTGGTGTGGGAAACTACAGTAACCAACAATATCGGTCTGGACTTTGGCCTGTTTAACAGAAGGCTGAACGGTAGTCTCGATTTTTACAGGAATGAAACCCGGGATCTGTTGCTGCGTTCTGCGATCTCCACCAATTCGGGTTTTCCGACCGAGTGGAAGAATATAGGATCTACATCCAATACCGGCGCCGAGTTAGGCTTGAATGCCTACCTCGTAGACAGTGGTGATTTTACGCTTTCTGCCAGTCTTAACATCGGTACCAACACCTTTAAAATAGAGGCCCTCGATGAAACTAACGAAAGGTTCGAAAGGTCTAACTGGGCCAGTACCGATCTGAATAATATCAGTGA contains the following coding sequences:
- a CDS encoding GIY-YIG nuclease family protein, which gives rise to MHYVYIIFSESLKRFYIGETIDLSKRLVEHNEGIYARSFTKKAQDWELFLTVTCENKTQAIQIEKHIKRMKSVIYVKNLKLYPEIAEKLKEKYK
- a CDS encoding thymidylate synthase — translated: MKQYHQLLRHILEHGNDKQDRTGTGTRSVFGYQMRFDLSEGFPLVTTKKIHLKSIIYELLWFLKGETNVKYLQENGVRIWNEWAAKNGDLGPVYGHQWRNWNSKDIDQISEVIHTLKNNPDSRRMLVTAWNPEVMPDTSVSFEENVARGKAALPPCHAFFQFYVANGKLSCQLYQRSADVFLGVPFNIASYALFTMMMAQVCGYEAGDFVHTFGDVHIYNNHMEQVNLQLSRDPRPLPKMILNPEVKDIFSFKYEDFTLADYDPHPHIKGAVAV
- a CDS encoding dihydrofolate reductase, whose amino-acid sequence is MVTIIAAAAENNTLGKDNDLVWHLPDDFKRFKNLTTGHHIIMGRKTFETFPRPLPNRTHIVVTRQKDYRNAGCITVHSVEEALKLARGDDQPFIIGGGEIYRLGMPHTDKIELTRVHANFEGDTFFPEIDPEQWELTASEYHPGDERHKYDFTYLTYIKKSR
- a CDS encoding 2TM domain-containing protein, with translation MWFKSKKTEKVNEEQYELLKNAEARIRQKKRLYNHFVIFLIGSIFLIIANKVLKYGEQYNWFVWAITFWAFLFVVHFFNVFVTHKFMGKEWEKVQREKLVQKQKAKIAKMEKDVEQEFLDSDLNKTE
- the rseP gene encoding RIP metalloprotease RseP, translating into MDIVIKLSQFLLSLSLLIVLHEFGHFVPARLFGTRVEKFFLFFDVKFALFKKKIGETVYGIGWLPLGGYVKISGMIDESMDKEQMAQPPQSWEFRSKPAWQRLIIMIGGVTVNFILAFLIYIGIAYAYGDLYIKNDNIKDGIWVTNSALEDVGFRTGDKLVSIDGKPVDDFYGAMEPLLLSNEVTVERNGSTEKIAMPVDFINQLMKSREEGGGASIMELRIPFVIMGASEDSPNAGVVKPRDMLVSLDGEKMTYADQVIAKVEDLKGQTVPAVVKRNDKEVNVNLTVNESGKMGVSYAPRLGYSDLERLGIYQVSREQYSLLESIPEGLQRGKDRLVSYGKQLQMIFNPETGAYKGVGGFKAIFDLFPQTWSWQAFWEITALLSIMLGVLNLLPIPALDGGHVMFLLYEMVSGRKPSDKFMEYAQIAGFFLLMALVLFANGNDIYRWLFK
- a CDS encoding Gfo/Idh/MocA family protein, whose amino-acid sequence is MNKREFLKKSSVGALGIMVVPSLLKAATTGDRLRTAHIGVGNMGREDLKAVSSHAAVDVVALCDVDAVYLSEAHKLYPKARVFFDYRVMLEEMGDEIDAVIVSTPDHTHAPASMLAMQMNKPVYCQKPLTHYVSESRAMKKLAAEKGLITQMGIQVHSFYDYKLATLLIQSGIIGKVHTVHAWSPKNWGYDGAAPEGEDPVPSQLDWNLWLGTSPMRPYKEGVYHPGNWRKLMDYGCGTLGDMGVHIFDTPYNALQLDVPKTIMTECRPSNGFGYPEHNTVTYEFPGTKYTAKSLKWIWYDGEGAPAAHEDLVLPGMDVKKNEKKQGKEAGIKEKMSLEAKVAGENELPEQGAMFIGEKGRLLLPHFMQLPRKIVKGKYIDISGEIAELTAKHDLGKPVRNYGTEGPKHYHQFVDACLGKTECSAPFDYAARLTETILLGTIAGRFPGETLHWDAETARFKEEKANKYLAGEYRQF
- a CDS encoding 3-keto-disaccharide hydrolase; its protein translation is MKPKNRIRQFALPLLAVLAFSCKTDTGKNSREKVTLEKKQKDAEWIYLFDGSSIEGWRGYNMDTLPPGWTIKDSVLTFDTELGLEQNYKGGKDILYGAEEFGNFELYLEWKIPEGGNSGIFYHVREGYDGPPVVAPEYQLIDDENYASIHDLTAYNTSLGYTENPEELKPLQQTGADYAMHPPAADKILHPVGEWNSSRIVFTPERVEHWLNGKMVLSFVPWDEAWYEKKNSDKWKNSPDYGKFKTGYIALQDHASPIWFRNIKIRKL